The DNA region TAACTGTTCATTATCAGTATTATCATTATCTGTGTTAATTATAAACTCTGTAATAACAACATTAATTTCACAAGACATTTAAATGAGCAgttgtcccaaaacttttgtcctTCTAGTTTATTACTGTGGATTATCTACAGGACTTAAACACAGTTCCTCTCCTGCTGAAGATCAGCTGCAGGGTTCTCCACGTCCTGAGGAAGACTCTGATGAAGATCTGAGGAGGAAGAAACACCAATGTTTCCATCTGGAGGAGAAAACAACATAtgctaacacactaaccctgccCCCGCCCTGCCCGCTCCCCCTCTGGGGAGAAATACACAGCATCTTAAAGCAGATGgagaacaccccccccccccacacacacacacacaatctgaaCCTCAAAACACACTCTAAAACTGagttaaaactttaaaaccaCCTGCAtaaaacacagctgttaactgctccccctacaggtatCTTCACTTGCACTGCACTGCGATTAGCTCCACCCACACCCATCACTAAACACTCACATCCTTCAGCCCCGCCCACTGAGAGTGACATCACACCAGATGTGCTTCCGCTTCCTCCAGCTGTTTAATTAACTCTAATTTGAGCTAAATCACCACAGCTGCTctgaccaaacacacacacacacaacacacacaacacacacacacaaaacacactatacacacatgtaaatacagaataaaacacacacacacacacaaaacacactatacacacatgtaaatacagaataaaacacacacacacacacacacacacacaaaacacactatacacacatgtaaatacagaataaaacacacattccctatacacacaacacacagcatatgtgtgtgtgtgtgtgtgcgtgtaatcTTTTACCTGTGCTGCTGAAAACAAAGGGTGTTGCCATGGCAGTCTGTGGGGGCGAAGTTAGAGCTTGTGACATCAGTGGGTTACGGAGAGTCACGTTAAACGTTCCCTTCAGAAGAGTGTCCTGAACTGCTGGactcagctacacacacacacaaattatacacacacattacacccatatatacatacatatatatgtgtgtgtgtgtaccgtgTATGTTCCTGGTCCGGGTGTTATGTGTTTAGGCTGTTTGAAGCGATCTTCCCGAGAGCCAATCAGAGCCAGCTTTGGAGTGGACTTTACCTCAGGACTGTAATGACCtggacctgaacacacacacacacacacacacacacacacagtagtgtgtatatatatatatatatatatatatatatatatatatatatatatatatatatatatatatatggataaatATATTATTCTTATGTAATAatttactatatatgtatatatttatttatttataaaataggtGAGCAGGATAGATGAGTTCACCTGGGACATGTAAGTCAGTGTGAAGGAAGGTAAGGCCTCTGGGGGCGGAGCTTAAGAAGGAGTTGTGGCGTTTGCGAGCTCCATCGGTGCGGGGTTTCCCATGCTGCCGCCAACCACACACCTTTTCAAACGCTACCTGCACATCATACCTGCTGGGCGGGGGCGTGTCCTAAGACAGGAAGTAATAATGAACACCTGGGGCCAGACCTGCTGTATGCACTTACTGAAACAGTTTACACCACACTGAAAGAAGctgcgcacacacaaacacacacacacactttacactgaGTTCAGCAGGTAGGAAATATTTACCGCTCAACTGGACCAGCAGGAACCACACGAACTTCAGAAGaccaaataatataataataataataataataataataataataatcaaaaacacagaaataacatttattacattttaatgaagTCAGAGTATGTTTACATATTTATGTCTGATAAATGTTTAGATCACAACATTTACCAGAAACAAAAGTCCCTCTGCAATTCCACTGTCATCcactggatcaacaccagcagatgacatgtttctccaaaccttcactgattggtggaaactttactctagacctcgagcagcttgtactgtgtgtctctccactcttcctccagactctgatcccttgatttacaaatgaaatttgaaatgtaaaatgactgatcagtgatggtttgtttggagagtcatgtctgatatctgctggtgttgatccactgttttattatcaagtctaaagtcagtgcagttttgtttttccacaaaatcttaccgaacttcatgctgaacctctgctctgagagcttttatagagatgtggatttcattttccagcaggacttggcacactgcccacactgccaaaagtaccaattggtcttgtacaatattgtaattttctgagacactgattttgtttttttttattggctgtaaaccataatcatcaacaaagaaataattgcttaacatggatcactctgtgtgtaatagatgagtttcacattttcatttgaattactgaaataaagtaacttttcaatgatattctatatatattttttgatgcaCCTCTACTCATGCTGAGGCGTTATAAAGGGAGGGGTTTTGGTTATAGTTGGAGGGGTTTAGATTGAAAAAGTCGCTTGCTAAACTCCACCTGAAGCATTTTACAAGTATGTTATCAGGTGTGAAAAGGTGTGAACAGGCATCTACTTTATTGGGCAGCGCAGTGTTGAGCCTTTCTGTGGTTGATCTGAACACTGCAGTGGGCTGCTGCTTATACAACTCCTTGGTGTCCTTTTCTATctgaaaacacacagacacacacagacacacacagacacacacagacacacacagacacacacagacacacacagacaccacttTTACAAATCTGAACAAGAAAACTGAGACAAATAGTGAGCAAAGAGAAAAATCTACCCATGTCTTATTAGCTACTTATAAAACATTGCACTGacgtttacacacacaaacacaaacacacagggtgTAGTGAGTGTAAACTATTAATGTGTATTGAGGGTAGAACATTGCACTGAGTAGAGCTTATCTACCCTCACTACACCGTAAGAGCTTATCTAGCTCTTACGGTGTAGTGAGTGTAGATAAGCTCTTACGGTGCAGTGAGGGTAGATAAGCTCTTACGGTGCAGTGAGGGCAGACAAGCTCTTACGGTGCAGTGAGGGTAGATAAGCTCTTACGGTGCAGTGAGGGTAGATAAGCTCTTACGGTGCAGTGAGGGCAGACAAGCTCTTACGGTGCAGTGAGGGTAGATAAGCTCTTACGGTGCAGTGAGGGTAGATAAGCTCTTACGGTGCAGTGAGGGTAGATAAGCTCTTACGGTGCAGTGAGGGTAGATAAGCTCTTACGGTGCAGTGAGGGTAGACAAGCTCTTACGGTGCAATGAGGGTAGATAAGCTCTTACGGTGCAGTGAGGGTAGATAAGCTCTTACGGTGCAGTGAGGGTAGATAAGCTCTTACGGTGTAGTGAGGGTAGACAAGCTCTTACGGTGCAATGAGGGTAGATAAGCTCTTACGGTGCAGTGAGGGTAGATAAGCTCTTACGGTGTAGTGAGGGTAGATAAGCTCTTACGGTGTAATGAGGGTAGATAAGCTCTTACGGTGCAGTGAGGGTAGATAAGCTCTTACGGTGTAGTGAGAGGGTCCTGGGCTGTTCCCCTCTTTGTTGTTGAGCTGGAGCGCTCGCTCAGCGCAGGAGCCAAACACACCCTTCCTTGTGTTCTCCACAAGCACTCTCCTCAGACTCTCGTGGGCCAGACCCAACTCAAACACATTATACGCTCCAGGacctagaacacacacacacacacacacacaaatacatttaaCTTACTATGTAAAACCTGTCGAATACTGTCAACAATTCCTGTCTACATAACGCCTGAGTGTGACCTGGTGTAGAGTGTGTTCTGTGATCCAGGGTGAAGCGAGCTGCAGTCAGGTTGAAGGGACTGCGCTTCAGTCCGCTGTTTTTTTTCAGGCTCTCCAGGGCAGAGCGCGGGTCATTATACGAGCCTACAGGGGGCGCCACCTGCTTCACTGGACTGAAGCGCTAAAACAAACGAAACAGGTTTTACTCCTGACTCTTATTAATTCACCTTCTGAGCTTTAATTCACCACAGCCACGCAAAACACACACTCCATGGGtctaaaaagaaaatcaagacaaaaggcgtgtttgtgtgtgtgtatgtttgtgtatgtgtgtgtgtgtgtgtgcttgctgtACCTCTGTCAGGGACATGAACGGTGCTTTGGGCACGGTGGCTCCGGCGGGGTCAGTGTGCTTCTCAAACTGACCTTTAACATCATACTGACCAGGTCCTGgaacaccctacacacacacacacacacacatcaggcaGTCAGTTGTACTGCAGTCTACATGTGATGGTTAGTGAGAATGAGCGTTTGTTATTGAACAGGAGTTTTCCAGAGACTAAAACTGTTAGACTGGGTGTGTATTCTAATTAACGCcccctgcaggtcagtgcagtacaCCGTATTTATATCTTTCACTCTTTGTgcgtgagagtgtgtatgtgtgtgagagtgtgtgtgtaccttcTTTTCCTCCTGCAGGGGGAGCAGCTGGTGGTATCTGGGGACCTGCAACTCAGCTCGACTCCTCACATCTCTCCTCAGATTTACATTCTCATACTGCACCCTGTGatccctgccacacacacacacacacacatataaatatatttatacacacaaacacacacacgcacatataaatatatttatacacacacgcacacaaatatatttatacacacacacacatataaatatagtGTGCTTGGGCCACGCACACACACgtattcacacacacaaatacatcacacacacacaaataaacaaacacacagacacattacATTAGTACATAATATGTTATGTGATTACTCCTCAGGAGAGTACTGTCCTGGTCCAGGGCCTTCAACCAGCTTTAACTCCGCCCGCTTCTCCGTCATCCAACTAAAGGGAACACCTTTATACTTTTGttttacctacacacacacacacacacacacacacacacagatacacacacacacacatactttaacTGCATGTAAAGAGTAAAAGTTTTTCTAATATAAAACAGACAATCTGTGTTTATCTAATCAACATCTCAATACTTTTACTGACCACGGACCCGCTCACTGATTATTTATGCTTTACCCAATTTTATGATTTATACCAATGCAACTTTCTCACTGCATTTATAATTttacaacacacactctctcacacacaccttgGCTGGGCTGTAGTATGCTGGTCCTAGTGAGTGGTCGATGTCGGGGGGTTTGTTTCTGCAGAGGGCACTGTGCTCATTCTCCTCAAAACCAAACGCTTGTCCAGGGGAGGGAATGGAGGGAGCGTCGGAGTAGGACAGCAACTCTACacgctgtaacacacacacacacacacacacacacacgaaaatgAAACAGCTGCCATGCTAATTTACCTGCAGGGACTGCacatgtgtgtagtgtgtgtgtatatgtgtatgtttgtgagtaagtgtgtgtaacaCACCTTGTTTCTGCgctctgcaggtgtgtgtgtgtgagcaggtgtGTGGGGGATGTTATACGCTGCTGGTCCCGGACCGTCTGACTGCGTCTCCTCAAACCGCTTAGAACGATTCTGCAGCGACACACCTCCAGCACCAGATACCtgcaaagaacacacacacacacattacatatacCCAcatatcacatacacacacatatcacacacacacccacagaaacACTGTGTATGTagatgtaattaatgtaattagaTGTAATTCATGTAATGGTATGATGCACAGGCCGTACTCTGATCCCCCCAATGTTGTACTGCCCTGGACCAGGAGAAGCCCCGCCCACAGCGTCAAATACAGACAGCCTATTGGAGAGAGACAGGAACGGAGCATAacactctgagagagagagagagagagagagagagagagagagagagagagagagagagagagagagagagagagagagagagagagagagagagagagagagagagagagagagagagagagagagagagagagagagagagagagagagagagagagagagagagagagagagagagagagagagagagagagagagatcttttATTTCTGATTTCCATATTAATGAGGTCCCACAGATACTTCAACCAGCTATTCGTCCAAGGTTACCTTTTACCCAGACAGAGAACCATCCTAAACCCAGTTTAACCAGTTAATTCAGTTCTGGCGGCCAAAGGTTCTTCGTCAGAGCTGAAACCCTTCAGACCATCAGAACCGGTTTCACACAGCGAGCTCCTGAGGCCAACTTCTCCTCCAGGACACAATAGCTCCATTCTCCAGAGCTCTGTCATCCCTGAGCTCTGTCTCAGAGCGGGTCCAGATCCAGAGCTTTAGTGGTGCTGAGCCACAACAGATCATCATctgttaattattttatactCAAACTCCTCAGCACTACAGAGCTTCTCTCAGTATCTAAACCTGCAGCAGATATCTCCTCCTGCCAAAGAGTAACACACTGATAAATCCTCCTCTCTCAGAAACTccacacatagatagatagatagatagatatcctTTTCCACTTAAAACACATGTTTACACAATTATTCTGCACATAATTCAATTTCTACATTTCTCTCAGATGTAGCTTtacagcatacctgtcaagttttatatttaaaaataagggatattttcctccgtccgcttaaagtcgtcccaccagcccaaccaagatttagtattccttacattttaagacaggtttacaagaaatctaaaataaccacatgtgaaccacttacacactaaatttagattatcagaatctgatatacctctgcgctccgcgaaaccagcaaggtgattggctgtttctcctgaaaggcgagactttctccttgaaccggcaccacgattggttaagagacacagatcggtcagtgccctgtctcctcaataataaagtttttttaattttaatataatacgggaaatttacgggaaaatattaatacgggaggacggcgggaaagaggagtaaaatacggtagtttcccggccaaaacgggagacttgacaggtaacGTTATGCTTTACAGTGGCTTCACTGACGCGCTAAACGCTAGCCCCGTTAGTTAACAGAACCgggtaataatatatttaatcattTCTCTGTGTAGTTTAACACATGTTAAATCGGTTATTTAACACAATTTACCACTTTATCGAATAGAAAtcctataaatataaaataattaccaCAGAATGTGGAGAGAATCCCAGTGCAGTCCCTCAGCTGCAGCTGTGCTAATGCTAACTCCCTCAAACTTCTCGCCGAAACTCTCAGCTTCTGATTGGCTATAGCTGCTTAATGACGAGTTCAtccataaaataattatataaaataaaataaaaaaaatatatatatatttttttatctcaaacatggtaaacattattaaaactaaattaatattaataccaATAGTAAACCTAAAGCAGATAAATACAGGTACAAAACAGACATAAATACAGGTTTTATGGGtttctactgtgtgtgtgtgtgtgtgtggttcttaCCGCGTGTAGGTGTGTTGGCGTGTATGGGGTAAGATCCGGGTCCTACGGCGCTGCTGGTGGATCCGCCTGAGCTCAGCTGGGTCACTCTGGGAGCTCTGCTGTACATCTCTCTCTGTTTACTCACCAGATTAATAATCCAATCTAGTCTGATatcatataatacaatataatataacttaATGTAATAATTAGTATTAATATCACTGTAGATCTATACTCACCAGATTATtctgatttaatttaatctaatctgattattaatattatcacgGTTCATTTTTACTCACCAGattaataatctaatctaattattaatattaatattagttcaGATGTCAGTGACACACGGCTACACTCTGAGCGGCTCTGCGCGCTCCCGTCTGCGCGTCCCTGCGTTGCCAGGATACCGCGCGCCCCCGCTAACAGGCGCAAATTTCGAGTTATAGCTACCGTTTATAAAACAAACCGGATTATAGCGCGTGTGAAAATCCCTAATACAGGTTTATTAAACCACTGCCTGTAATACCGAAAAGTTACATAAttacccgttccaccttaaaaacactgctccatttaaggtggaaacgCGAGAAACTATTCAAGTTGAATGAGCTGAAATTAAACAGTTAATAACACTTATAGCTGCACTGTTATTAGTATAAAAATAAACTGAACTATAATTACATCTCTCAAAATAGCCATAATATAAACACCATTATAAACCAGATTAATGTATATAGGGTTTAACAGTTCAGGTGTACTGCTATGATCATAGTGTTGATGGTAATATTATATAAGCAATGATGGTTAATGATATTAATGATTGTTTGTATTGTGGCTAACACATTACTGTGCAGTACTCGTTATAAATTAACCTGACCTCGTGTTTAATAGAGTTTATTTGTTTCACAGCATTCGGCAGCTAAAATAAACCATATCCATAAAGCGAAAGGAAATTTCTAATGTAAATTAGCTGCAGTCAGCTTCATTATCACTGAATACAGTAGATATTCCTCAGTGCTGACGAGCAAACCGAACACCTTGGTTTAACTGCAACTTTACTGAACAGCAGATTTCAGGTTCAGCTGGTGGAGGAGGAACTGGAGACGCTGCTGCTGGATCAGCTGGGTGTGATGGAGCTGAAACTTAAAGCCGTTAGTCCGTCAGGGCGATGAAAGCATACTGTTGCTGAAGATCAAAGACGAGGAGCATTTTCAACAGGTTTATTTACACCTGAACATATTTACCTCCATCACAATACAGTGCTGTTACCGCTAACACGCAGAGCTACAGTAAAACCTCCTATAAATGCAGTATTATTAACCTGTGAAAGTGCTGAAGATCTGATTTGGGTTGGGTCTCTTCAGGACCAGGTCCATCGGAGAAGAAAAGCCAGGCCGTGAACAAAGCAGGACCAGAACATGTGATTATCATCCATCTGCTGGATCTAATTCAGGGGCCACTGTACAAAACAAATCATCTGAGGAGTAAAAAGAGAAGCTCTTTATTCATCACTCTTTATTCATCTGCAGCTCCACTGCGCCCCCTGCAGTCTTGCTAGTGTTCCGGAGGCGTTAGTGTTTAGAGTCCTGGACCCCCGTTCACAAGGGTTCCACATCCTGAAAGTCCCAAGATTAGCGTTAACGAGTTCTGTCCGATTGTTCAGCGTGGACGAGGTTCTGCAGGTTCCACCCTGAATCACagtgatgagtgtgtgtttgttcagttgggtgggtgtgagtgtgtggtggagTTCCAGCATACAAGTCAACGAACTCCGCTCATCTTATTCTTCATGTCTTTTAAAACAGGACTGACCCGCCCACTGATCCGCCCACTGAGCGGAGGTCAGCTATGGGCAGGTCAGTCCAGAGGTTGAGGGTCAGCTATGGGCAGGTCAGTCCAGAGGTTGAGGGTCAGCTATGGGCAGGTCAGTCCAGAGGTTGAGGGTCAGCTATGGGCAGGTCAGTCCAGAGGTTGAGGGTCAGCTATGGGCAGGTCAGTCCAGAGGTTGAGGGTCAGCTATGGGCAGGTCAGTCCAGAGGTTGAGGGTCCGCTATGGGCAGGTCAGTCCAGAGGTTGAGGGTCCGCTATGGGCAGGTCAGTCCAGAGGTTGAGGGTCAGCTATGGGTAGGTCAGTCCAGAGGTTGAGGGTCAGCTATGGGTAGGTCAGTCCAGAGGTTGAGGGTCAGCTATGGGCAGGTTAGTCCAGAGGTTGAGGGTCAGCTATGGGCAGGTCAGTCCAGAGGTTGAGGGTCAGCTATGGGTAGGTCAGTCCAGAGGTTGAGGGTCAGCTATGGGCAGGTCAGTCCAGAGGTTGAGGGTCAGCTATGGGCATGGTGTGTAGAACTTCGTCCAGCAGTTGGAGAGCTCGGTGCAGATGAATCTCAATCCAGCATGGAGTTTCTTTGATGCTCTGACGAGGATAGTCGGGACCCCAGCCCTTCACAAAGCTCATGCGCAGAATACACAACCGCCGCAGGTCATCCACACCTATCCCTGCTGCAGCGGACAaacctgagacacacacacacacacattacctcATTACCACTGCTAGTGTGTTGGATGTATAATGCTGTGCAGCATGCAAGACAGAGAGTGaatgagtagtgtgtgtgtgtgtgtgtgtgtactcactgaTGGCTGGTGCGATGCCCCCCACTGATCCGGGTCCGGGGATATTTCCGGCCACTGCTGCAGCctgtgctgctgccgctgcttgAGCTGTAGCTGCCTGCTGCTGCATCTGCCGGTGGCACTGCCTCAGGTCAAACAcctgcacacacatgcacacgcgcgcgcacacacacacacacagttgtgtcTCACAGTTCAGTGTGGATATGGTTCTGCAGGTTCCACCCTGGGGGGGGGTGTGCTGAGACTCACCTTGATGTAAGCACTGGGGTAGATTTTGTGCACGGCGTCACCTGGAGCTCGACCCGCCTCCCGGTCCAGATAATAACTCTGAACAAACACTGCGTGATCACTGAGACACCGCACCCACACATCACCCTCACCCTTACACTCCAACTGCACTCCCTTACCGATGTGCAGCCtgaacacgaacacacacacacacaaatattaaaCTATACAATTAAATTCATATATGGGGATCTGTCACTGGATTAgtctatgtgtgagtgtgtgatcagTCATGTGAGTGTGAACATGCCTGGCTCTCTCGATGGCCTCAGTCCGGTGCACGTTGCTCAGCTGACCCAGACAGAAACGATCTCCTCCAGATGGATCCACATAACCATCCACCGTCACCACAGGACACGAGGACGGAACCTTAAAGGTCTCCCCCACCTGAACGTCCATCTCAAAATATGCTATAGAGCACCAGTAATCTGGAGCTGAGGGGGGAGGGGGTTGGGGGGGAGAGGGTGTGTGCTGCAGGTGAGAGGGGAACAGTAAAGGTTCTTATGCTGtttattttcactcagaaatTGTGAGAGTGACTCACCTGGGTGGGTGGATATGGGGGGCTGGAACACCAGCTCATTATGCACcggccctgagagagagagtgttagatGTCCAGTAtgaagagtttgtgtgtgtgtgtgtgtgtgtgtgtgtgtgtgtgagactcacAGTACTGGGGTGGGTGGTGCTGTAGGTGGCCGTTCTGGTGGGGAACGTTGTGGGTGAAGCCACTGGCTCTGGGCCAGGAACCGGCTGCTGCTAAAAGAAGACAATCAGAAAATCAGAGACCAGCAACACCAATATAGGGCGTGAAATAAATCAGCAGCTGGTAATTATCTCATAATATTATTACACACTAACAATTACaaacatcatcaccatcacaatcattaccatcacCATCATTGCCATCACCATCATTGCCATCACCGTCATGATGTAAGCAGACTGATTGCTAACCATAACTTAAAAGGCTGTTTACCGGCTGGTCCAGCGGCCAGGCTGGGGAAAGTGGCACTGGAGGCGGAGCTCGCAGCATCTGGTGGTGGCAGGAGGGCGGGGCTGTTGAAAGTGTCTGGGAGGGCGGGGCGTGTGGTGGTGGGCAGGGCAGGGTGTGAGGGGGCAGGCTGATGCTGAATGGTCTGAATACTGTGGGCGGCGTCAGAGCTGGAGTGAGACGGCTGACCTTCAAACTCCTCTTTCACCAGGAGACCCGCGCTGGgacctgtctctcacacacacacacgcacgcgcacacgcacacacagacgcacaaacacacagacgGTTGGTTATGGGTGTTTAATCACACAGGTGAAGAGAGAAGCAAAGTGTTTTCCTCACCTGCACCCAGAGTCAGTCCCGacagatctgagagagagagagggatgaaaatGGTCAACACATGTtgagagagtgtgtaagtgtgtgtgtgagtgagtgtgtatagtgtgcgagtgtgtatcgtgtgtatagtgtgtgagtgtgtatagtgagtgagtgtgtgtattgtgtgtgtgtgtgtgtgcgcgtgttaaacacacactcaccGATCCCAGGAGACGCCACCCGCTCGTAGTGGTAGgggttcacacacacactgtcacacttcAGGTCGAAAGCGAACTGGCAGTATTTAACGTGCTTTAGCTCGTTCTTATGCAGGTCAGGCCAGCGCCACAGCCGGGCGTAGATCACGTGCGGGAACCCTTTACGACCCGCCACctgtaaacaacaacaacaacagcaacaaaaactCACACTTACATAAAACATGCAAATTTACTACTGATAAACCTCATTCATTAATATGTAAGGGAGGGGCTTCTATGTGCACTGTATGTGATTAAGATTAAAGGTGTGGGATCAGCAGAGTTAATGTGTTTCGGACCCACGTGAGGCTTACCTGTAGACGTCCATCGAGCGTGCGCTGGATGGTCACGCATTTGCTGGGGTGTGCTCCGTTGGTGGTCACAGCGGTGATGAGCGAGTCCAGTTCGTCCTTCTTCTCCTTCAGCTTCTTCACCAGACTCTCGATCGCCCGCTTAGAGAAGGACTCGCTCTCGCCACCCTGCCGGTGACACATCAGGCTGTGGACGATGCTCAGGCATGCGTCGTTACTGGTGGGGGTGCTGGAGACTGACATGCTTCCCCAACGCGGCTctcacaccgcacacacacaccctacacacacacag from Astyanax mexicanus isolate ESR-SI-001 chromosome 22, AstMex3_surface, whole genome shotgun sequence includes:
- the stpg2 gene encoding sperm-tail PG-rich repeat-containing protein 2 is translated as MYSRAPRVTQLSSGGSTSSAVGPGSYPIHANTPTRECYAPFLSLSNRLSVFDAVGGASPGPGQYNIGGIRVSGAGGVSLQNRSKRFEETQSDGPGPAAYNIPHTPAHTHTPAERRNKRVELLSYSDAPSIPSPGQAFGFEENEHSALCRNKPPDIDHSLGPAYYSPAKVKQKYKGVPFSWMTEKRAELKLVEGPGPGQYSPEEDHRVQYENVNLRRDVRSRAELQVPRYHQLLPLQEEKKGVPGPGQYDVKGQFEKHTDPAGATVPKAPFMSLTERFSPVKQVAPPVGSYNDPRSALESLKKNSGLKRSPFNLTAARFTLDHRTHSTPGPGAYNVFELGLAHESLRRVLVENTRKGVFGSCAERALQLNNKEGNSPGPSHYTIEKDTKELYKQQPTAVFRSTTERLNTALPNKDTPPPSRYDVQVAFEKVCGWRQHGKPRTDGARKRHNSFLSSAPRGLTFLHTDLHVPGPGHYSPEVKSTPKLALIGSREDRFKQPKHITPGPGTYTLSPAVQDTLLKGTFNVTLRNPLMSQALTSPPQTAMATPFVFSSTDLHQSLPQDVENPAADLQQERNCV
- the smad4 gene encoding mothers against decapentaplegic homolog 4 isoform X2 — encoded protein: MSVSSTPTSNDACLSIVHSLMCHRQGGESESFSKRAIESLVKKLKEKKDELDSLITAVTTNGAHPSKCVTIQRTLDGRLQVAGRKGFPHVIYARLWRWPDLHKNELKHVKYCQFAFDLKCDSVCVNPYHYERVASPGIDLSGLTLGAGPSAGLLVKEEFEGQPSHSSSDAAHSIQTIQHQPAPSHPALPTTTRPALPDTFNSPALLPPPDAASSASSATFPSLAAGPAAAGSWPRASGFTHNVPHQNGHLQHHPPQYWPVHNELVFQPPISTHPAPDYWCSIAYFEMDVQVGETFKVPSSCPVVTVDGYVDPSGGDRFCLGQLSNVHRTEAIERARLHIGKGVQLECKGEGDVWVRCLSDHAVFVQSYYLDREAGRAPGDAVHKIYPSAYIKVFDLRQCHRQMQQQAATAQAAAAAQAAAVAGNIPGPGSVGGIAPAISLSAAAGIGVDDLRRLCILRMSFVKGWGPDYPRQSIKETPCWIEIHLHRALQLLDEVLHTMPIADPQPLD
- the smad4 gene encoding mothers against decapentaplegic homolog 4 isoform X1, which produces MSVSSTPTSNDACLSIVHSLMCHRQGGESESFSKRAIESLVKKLKEKKDELDSLITAVTTNGAHPSKCVTIQRTLDGRLQVAGRKGFPHVIYARLWRWPDLHKNELKHVKYCQFAFDLKCDSVCVNPYHYERVASPGIDLSGLTLGAGPSAGLLVKEEFEGQPSHSSSDAAHSIQTIQHQPAPSHPALPTTTRPALPDTFNSPALLPPPDAASSASSATFPSLAAGPAAAAGSWPRASGFTHNVPHQNGHLQHHPPQYWPVHNELVFQPPISTHPAPDYWCSIAYFEMDVQVGETFKVPSSCPVVTVDGYVDPSGGDRFCLGQLSNVHRTEAIERARLHIGKGVQLECKGEGDVWVRCLSDHAVFVQSYYLDREAGRAPGDAVHKIYPSAYIKVFDLRQCHRQMQQQAATAQAAAAAQAAAVAGNIPGPGSVGGIAPAISLSAAAGIGVDDLRRLCILRMSFVKGWGPDYPRQSIKETPCWIEIHLHRALQLLDEVLHTMPIADPQPLD